One stretch of Pseudomonas sp. NC02 DNA includes these proteins:
- a CDS encoding DNA topoisomerase III, with amino-acid sequence MRLFLCEKPSQAKDIAAVLGATRRGDGCWLGSGVTVTWCIGHLLETAPPDSYDAKYKRWVLADLPIIPEKWKMLVKPKTASQFKAVKRLLGEAQELVIATDADREGEMIARELVEHCRYRGPIQRLWLSALDDASIRKALASLKPGAETFSLYHSALGRSRADWLIGMNMSRLFTLLGQQSGYQGVLPVGRVQTPTLRLVVDRDRSIADFVPVAYWAIDVDLLHDDITFTAQWRATEDACDDQGRCLNPQLARDAANAMSNAASARLVKLRTERMRDVAPLPFDLGTLQEICSKKLGLGAQETLDVAQSLYETHKVITYPRSDCGYLPLSQHGDAPKILAALGRADPAVNELMPHIDPKRRSRAWNDAKVSAHHGIIPTGAGKDVGQLTGKHRAVYTLIRARYLAQFLPNHEYDRTQADFDCAGEALRAVGKVIVEPGWKRALPEALAPAKGREAPAPQSLPTLVQGQDYAVAKVNLKDLWTQPPKPFTEGDLIKAMKNVAKLVEDPLLKQKLKDTTGIGTEATRAGIIQGLLDRGYLVKNGKALSATPAAFSLIDAVPRAIADPGTTAIWEQALDMVQSGEMSLEEFVAKQAAWMSKQVTRCTGMRLTISGPASPAGRGATPWKNKRKPAKRKTATSPKRAAKPANKG; translated from the coding sequence ATGCGGCTGTTCCTCTGTGAAAAACCGTCCCAGGCCAAGGATATCGCCGCCGTGCTCGGCGCGACCCGGCGTGGCGACGGTTGCTGGCTGGGCTCAGGCGTGACGGTGACCTGGTGCATCGGCCACCTGCTGGAAACCGCCCCGCCCGACAGCTACGACGCCAAGTACAAGCGCTGGGTGCTGGCCGACCTGCCGATCATCCCCGAAAAGTGGAAGATGCTGGTCAAGCCCAAGACCGCCAGCCAGTTCAAGGCGGTCAAGCGTCTGCTGGGGGAAGCCCAGGAATTGGTGATCGCCACCGATGCCGACCGTGAGGGCGAGATGATCGCCCGTGAGCTGGTGGAGCATTGCCGTTATCGCGGCCCCATCCAGCGGCTATGGCTCTCGGCGCTCGACGACGCGTCGATCCGCAAGGCCCTGGCCTCGTTGAAGCCCGGTGCTGAAACCTTCAGCCTCTACCATTCGGCCCTTGGCCGCTCCCGTGCCGACTGGCTGATCGGGATGAACATGAGCCGCCTGTTTACCCTGCTGGGCCAACAGTCCGGTTATCAGGGCGTGTTGCCGGTTGGGCGTGTGCAAACCCCGACCCTGCGCCTGGTGGTAGACCGGGACCGCAGCATTGCCGACTTTGTACCCGTCGCTTATTGGGCCATCGATGTGGATCTGCTCCACGACGACATCACCTTTACGGCGCAGTGGCGCGCAACAGAAGACGCCTGTGACGATCAGGGCCGCTGCCTCAATCCGCAGCTTGCCCGGGACGCCGCCAATGCCATGAGCAACGCCGCCAGTGCGCGGCTGGTCAAACTGCGTACCGAGCGCATGCGCGACGTCGCGCCCCTGCCCTTCGACCTCGGCACCCTGCAGGAAATCTGCTCGAAAAAGCTTGGCCTCGGCGCCCAGGAAACCCTGGATGTTGCCCAGTCGCTCTACGAAACCCACAAGGTCATCACTTACCCACGCAGCGATTGCGGCTACCTGCCCCTTAGCCAGCACGGCGACGCTCCGAAAATCCTCGCGGCGCTGGGGCGGGCCGATCCGGCGGTGAATGAATTGATGCCACACATCGATCCGAAGCGACGCTCCCGAGCCTGGAACGACGCCAAGGTCAGCGCTCACCACGGCATCATTCCCACCGGCGCCGGCAAGGATGTCGGGCAATTGACGGGCAAGCATCGCGCCGTCTACACCCTGATTCGCGCCCGCTATCTCGCGCAGTTCCTGCCCAACCACGAGTACGACCGTACCCAGGCAGATTTCGATTGTGCCGGTGAAGCCTTGCGGGCTGTCGGTAAAGTCATCGTCGAGCCTGGCTGGAAACGCGCATTGCCGGAAGCATTGGCGCCGGCCAAGGGCCGTGAAGCACCTGCGCCGCAGTCCTTGCCAACACTGGTTCAGGGGCAGGACTACGCCGTGGCCAAGGTCAACCTCAAGGACCTGTGGACCCAGCCACCCAAACCCTTCACCGAAGGCGACCTGATCAAGGCGATGAAAAACGTCGCCAAGCTGGTGGAAGACCCGCTGCTCAAGCAAAAGCTAAAGGACACCACCGGGATCGGCACCGAAGCCACCCGCGCCGGGATCATCCAGGGCCTGCTGGACCGCGGCTACCTGGTGAAAAACGGCAAGGCGCTGTCGGCAACACCCGCCGCTTTCAGCCTGATTGATGCAGTGCCACGGGCAATTGCCGACCCCGGTACCACCGCTATCTGGGAGCAGGCACTGGACATGGTACAAAGCGGCGAGATGAGCCTGGAAGAGTTCGTCGCCAAACAGGCGGCATGGATGAGCAAACAGGTGACCCGCTGCACTGGCATGCGCCTGACCATCAGCGGCCCGGCCAGCCCGGCCGGCCGTGGCGCCACACCGTGGAAAAACAAACGCAAACCGGCCAAGCGCAAGACGGCCACCAGCCCGAAGCGGGCGGCGAAACCGGCAAACAAAGGCTGA
- a CDS encoding CBS domain-containing protein, whose protein sequence is MKTVAQVLKSKDQHNHQVHTIPHDHTVFEALIVMASKNVGALPVLQDGKVVGIISERDYARKVILHGLSSVTTKAHEIMNSPVITVDTHQTVETCMTIMTDRHLRHLPVVENGELLGLLSIGDLVKEAIAEQADLIKQLEQYIRGE, encoded by the coding sequence ATGAAAACCGTTGCCCAAGTGCTGAAGTCCAAAGACCAGCATAACCATCAAGTCCACACCATCCCCCACGACCATACGGTATTTGAGGCCTTGATCGTGATGGCTTCGAAAAACGTCGGGGCCTTGCCAGTGCTCCAGGACGGCAAGGTGGTGGGCATCATCAGTGAACGAGACTATGCCCGTAAGGTCATCCTCCATGGATTGTCTTCGGTGACGACCAAAGCCCACGAGATCATGAATTCACCGGTGATCACCGTCGACACTCACCAGACTGTCGAGACGTGCATGACGATCATGACTGACCGACATCTGCGGCACCTGCCTGTGGTGGAGAACGGCGAGCTCCTTGGCCTGCTGTCCATCGGCGACCTGGTCAAGGAAGCGATTGCCGAACAGGCCGACCTGATCAAACAGCTGGAGCAGTACATTCGCGGCGAATAA
- a CDS encoding NAD-dependent protein deacetylase: MLDTLQHQVDNQLDNLHRAMAERRFLVLTGAGISTSSGIPDYRDSEGVRRGKAPMMYQEFLATPQARRRYWARAMLGWPRVRVAQPNAAHIALATLQQRQRIAGLITQNVDTLHDQAGSHDVIELHGSLHRVLCLDCQQTSERDLIQRQMEAENPYLAGVDAVQAPDGDTLLDPAFEGRFQVPRCPHCGGQRLKPDVVFFGENVAQGTAAKAMAAVDDAEGLLVVGSSLMAYSAFRLCKAMVEQGKPVIAINLGKTRGDELLQLKIEASCERLLPLLAERLG, translated from the coding sequence ATGCTCGATACCCTGCAACATCAAGTCGATAACCAGCTCGACAACCTGCACCGGGCCATGGCCGAACGGCGCTTCCTGGTGCTGACCGGTGCGGGTATCAGCACCTCTTCGGGGATTCCCGATTATCGCGACAGCGAAGGCGTGCGCCGGGGCAAGGCGCCGATGATGTACCAGGAGTTCCTGGCAACCCCGCAGGCGCGCCGCCGCTACTGGGCGCGGGCGATGCTCGGCTGGCCGAGGGTGCGTGTCGCGCAGCCGAACGCGGCGCATATCGCCCTGGCCACTCTGCAGCAACGTCAGCGCATTGCCGGGCTGATCACCCAGAACGTCGACACCCTGCACGATCAGGCTGGCAGCCATGATGTGATCGAACTCCACGGCAGCCTGCACCGGGTGCTGTGCCTGGATTGCCAGCAGACCAGCGAGCGGGATCTGATCCAGCGCCAGATGGAAGCGGAGAATCCGTACCTGGCGGGTGTGGATGCCGTTCAAGCCCCCGACGGTGACACCCTGCTGGACCCGGCCTTTGAAGGACGTTTTCAGGTGCCCCGCTGCCCCCACTGCGGCGGGCAACGGTTGAAACCGGACGTGGTGTTTTTCGGTGAGAACGTCGCCCAGGGCACGGCAGCCAAGGCGATGGCGGCGGTGGATGACGCAGAAGGATTGCTAGTGGTGGGTTCGTCGCTGATGGCGTATTCAGCGTTTCGGTTGTGCAAGGCGATGGTCGAGCAAGGCAAGCCCGTGATTGCCATCAATCTGGGCAAGACACGGGGCGATGAGTTGCTGCAACTCAAGATCGAAGCCTCCTGCGAACGTTTGTTGCCGTTGCTGGCAGAACGCCTGGGATAG
- a CDS encoding LysR family transcriptional regulator gives MTVKQMRAFLAVAQTLSFAAACERLHLSQSALSLTIKGLEEGLGGRLFSRNTRNVALTPEGESLLPLARRLIADWDNAEDELRQRFTLQRGRVTVAAMPSFAGNLLPPILKIFRARYPQVNVTVNDVINEQVLEMVRDRQVELGVAFEPSESSSLVFTPLYVDRFVAVVPGDSPLARRADIAWHTLLEQPFITLQRPSTVRVMLEEHLKALDLKLPVALESHQLATVGKMVASGLGVSAVPALCARQMQEAGAHCITLSDPVIERPIGVLTKPGHELSAAAQAMFDIFCDEAGKGRFPALLQ, from the coding sequence ATGACAGTTAAACAGATGCGCGCCTTTCTTGCCGTGGCCCAGACCTTGAGCTTTGCGGCCGCCTGTGAGCGTTTGCATCTTTCCCAGTCGGCCTTGAGCCTGACCATCAAAGGCCTGGAAGAAGGCCTGGGCGGGCGCCTGTTCAGCCGCAATACGCGCAATGTCGCGCTGACCCCTGAAGGCGAATCCCTGCTGCCCCTGGCCCGGCGCTTGATCGCCGACTGGGACAATGCCGAGGATGAGTTGCGCCAGCGTTTCACCCTGCAGCGCGGGCGGGTAACGGTGGCGGCGATGCCGTCGTTTGCCGGAAACCTGCTGCCACCGATCCTGAAGATTTTTCGCGCGCGCTATCCCCAGGTCAACGTAACGGTGAATGACGTGATCAACGAGCAGGTGCTGGAAATGGTCCGCGATCGCCAAGTGGAGTTGGGCGTGGCGTTTGAACCGTCGGAAAGCTCATCGCTGGTGTTCACCCCGCTGTATGTGGACCGCTTTGTGGCGGTGGTGCCCGGTGACTCGCCATTGGCACGCCGCGCCGATATCGCCTGGCACACCCTGCTGGAACAACCCTTCATCACCTTGCAGCGCCCGTCCACGGTACGAGTGATGCTTGAAGAACACTTGAAGGCGCTGGACCTGAAGCTGCCCGTAGCCCTGGAGAGCCATCAACTGGCGACGGTGGGCAAGATGGTTGCCAGTGGCTTGGGCGTGAGTGCAGTGCCGGCGTTGTGTGCACGCCAAATGCAGGAGGCAGGCGCCCATTGCATCACCTTGAGCGATCCGGTGATCGAACGGCCGATTGGTGTACTGACCAAGCCCGGCCACGAACTTTCAGCGGCGGCCCAGGCCATGTTTGATATTTTTTGCGATGAAGCGGGGAAGGGGCGTTTCCCGGCGTTGTTGCAATAA
- a CDS encoding CoA transferase subunit A, producing the protein MAGFDKRVASYEEALAGLEDGMTVLAGGFGLCGIPENLIAEIKRKGTRNLTVVSNNCGVDGFGLGLLLEGKQISKVFASYVGENALFEKQLLSGEIEVVLTPQGTLAEKLRAGGAGIPAFFTATGVGTPVAEGKETREFNGRPYLMEESITGDFAIVKGWKADHFGNVIYRHTAQNFNPLAATAGRITVVEVEEIVEPGELDPAHIHTPGIYVDRIICGTFEKRIEQRTLRK; encoded by the coding sequence ATGGCAGGTTTTGATAAACGCGTAGCGTCCTATGAAGAGGCGCTGGCAGGCCTGGAAGATGGCATGACGGTACTTGCCGGTGGTTTTGGCCTGTGCGGCATCCCGGAAAACCTCATTGCCGAAATCAAGCGCAAGGGCACCCGCAACCTGACCGTGGTCTCCAACAACTGCGGCGTCGACGGCTTCGGCCTGGGCCTGCTGCTGGAAGGCAAGCAGATCAGCAAGGTCTTCGCGTCCTACGTCGGTGAAAACGCCCTGTTCGAGAAGCAACTGCTCAGCGGCGAAATCGAAGTGGTCCTGACGCCCCAAGGCACCCTCGCCGAAAAACTGCGCGCAGGCGGTGCCGGCATCCCGGCCTTCTTCACCGCCACCGGTGTCGGCACGCCAGTCGCTGAAGGCAAGGAAACCCGCGAGTTCAACGGTCGCCCGTACCTGATGGAAGAATCCATCACCGGCGACTTCGCCATCGTCAAAGGCTGGAAAGCCGACCACTTCGGTAATGTGATCTATCGCCATACCGCCCAGAACTTCAACCCGCTGGCCGCCACCGCCGGCAGGATCACCGTGGTCGAAGTCGAAGAAATCGTCGAACCGGGCGAGCTGGACCCGGCGCATATCCACACCCCAGGGATCTACGTCGACCGGATCATTTGCGGCACCTTCGAGAAGCGCATCGAACAGCGCACCCTCCGCAAATAA
- a CDS encoding CoA transferase subunit B: protein MALTREQMAQRVAREMQDGFYVNLGIGIPTLVANYIPEGMEVMLQSENGLLGMGPFPTEETIDADMINAGKQTVTARIGASIFSSAESFAMIRGGHVDLTVLGAFEVDVQGNIASWMIPGKLVKGMGGAMDLVAGAENIIVIMTHASKDGESKLLSQCSLPLTGANCIKRVLTDLAYLEIENGAFVLKERAPGVSVEEIVSKTAGKLIVPDHVPEMHFQ from the coding sequence ATGGCTCTTACCCGCGAACAAATGGCTCAACGCGTCGCCCGCGAAATGCAGGACGGTTTCTACGTCAACCTCGGCATCGGCATTCCGACCCTGGTGGCCAACTACATCCCAGAAGGCATGGAGGTCATGCTGCAGTCGGAAAACGGCCTGCTGGGCATGGGTCCGTTTCCTACTGAAGAAACCATCGATGCCGACATGATCAACGCCGGCAAACAGACCGTCACCGCGCGCATTGGCGCGTCGATCTTCTCCTCGGCCGAATCCTTCGCGATGATTCGCGGCGGCCACGTCGACCTGACCGTGCTCGGCGCGTTTGAGGTCGATGTACAAGGCAACATCGCCTCGTGGATGATCCCCGGCAAGCTGGTCAAGGGCATGGGCGGCGCGATGGACCTGGTGGCCGGTGCCGAGAACATCATCGTGATCATGACCCACGCGTCCAAGGACGGTGAGTCCAAGTTGCTGAGCCAATGCAGCCTGCCGCTGACCGGCGCCAACTGCATCAAGCGCGTGCTGACGGACCTGGCCTACCTGGAAATCGAAAATGGCGCTTTTGTCCTCAAGGAACGCGCACCTGGCGTCAGTGTTGAAGAGATCGTCAGCAAGACAGCCGGTAAACTGATCGTCCCGGACCACGTTCCAGAAATGCACTTCCAGTGA
- a CDS encoding acetyl-CoA C-acetyltransferase, with the protein MQDVVIVAATRTAVGSFQGSLASIPAPELGAAVIRRLLEQTGIDPALVDEVILGQVLTAGSGQNPARQASILAGLPHAVPALTLNKVCGSGLKALHLGAQAIRCGDAEVIIAGGMENMSLAPYVLPAARTGLRMGHAKMIDSMITDGLWDAFNDYHMGITAENLVDKYGISREAQDAFAAASQQKATAAIEAGRFSDEITPILIPQRKGDPVAFAVDEQPRAGTTAESLAKLKPAFKKDGTVTAGNASSLNDGAAAVLLMSADKAKALGLPVLARIASYANAGVDPAIMGIGPVSATRRCLDKAGWSLGDLDLIEANEAFAAQSLAVGKELEWDAAKVNVNGGAIAIGHPIGASGCRVLVTLLHEMIKRDAKKGLATLCIGGGQGVALALERS; encoded by the coding sequence ATGCAAGACGTCGTGATTGTTGCTGCCACCCGCACCGCCGTGGGCAGCTTCCAAGGTTCGCTGGCAAGCATCCCGGCCCCGGAGCTGGGGGCTGCGGTGATTCGTCGCCTGCTGGAGCAGACCGGCATCGACCCGGCACTCGTGGATGAAGTGATCCTTGGCCAGGTGCTCACCGCCGGCAGCGGCCAGAACCCGGCCCGCCAGGCCTCGATCCTCGCCGGCCTGCCCCACGCCGTGCCGGCGCTGACCCTGAACAAGGTCTGCGGCTCGGGACTCAAGGCCCTGCACCTGGGCGCACAAGCGATCCGTTGCGGCGATGCCGAGGTAATCATCGCCGGCGGCATGGAGAACATGAGCCTGGCCCCGTACGTATTGCCGGCCGCCCGCACCGGCCTGCGCATGGGCCATGCGAAGATGATCGACAGCATGATCACAGACGGTCTGTGGGATGCGTTCAACGACTACCACATGGGCATCACCGCCGAGAACCTGGTGGACAAGTACGGCATCAGCCGTGAGGCCCAGGACGCCTTCGCCGCCGCCTCCCAGCAAAAAGCCACAGCGGCCATTGAAGCCGGGCGTTTCAGCGATGAGATCACGCCGATCCTGATTCCCCAGCGCAAGGGCGACCCGGTGGCCTTCGCCGTGGACGAACAGCCACGGGCGGGCACCACCGCCGAATCCCTGGCCAAGCTCAAGCCGGCCTTCAAGAAAGACGGCACCGTCACCGCCGGCAACGCATCCAGCCTCAACGACGGCGCGGCTGCCGTGCTGCTGATGAGCGCGGACAAAGCCAAGGCCCTGGGCCTGCCGGTACTGGCACGCATCGCCAGCTACGCCAACGCCGGCGTCGATCCCGCGATCATGGGCATTGGCCCGGTATCGGCCACCCGCCGCTGCCTGGACAAGGCCGGCTGGAGCCTGGGCGACCTGGACCTGATCGAAGCCAACGAAGCCTTTGCCGCGCAGTCACTGGCGGTGGGCAAAGAGCTGGAATGGGACGCGGCCAAGGTCAACGTCAACGGCGGCGCGATTGCCATCGGCCACCCGATTGGCGCGTCAGGCTGCCGTGTGCTGGTGACCCTGCTGCATGAAATGATCAAGCGTGACGCCAAGAAAGGCCTGGCCACCCTGTGCATCGGTGGCGGGCAAGGTGTAGCCCTGGCCCTTGAACGCAGCTGA
- a CDS encoding PaaI family thioesterase yields MTAHAIPEGFTPLRRSSPLLDLLGPVYSRGEGLQLEIGLRADNRHANGRGTVHGGVLATLADVGMGYAMAFSSEPPLPLITASMTLDYLGAVQVGEWVEVRLEHHKRGRQMAFATVSVQVGEKVVVRANAVFAVPQARD; encoded by the coding sequence ATGACTGCCCATGCCATCCCCGAAGGCTTTACCCCGCTGCGTCGCAGCAGCCCACTCCTGGACCTGCTTGGCCCGGTGTATAGCCGAGGTGAAGGCTTGCAGCTGGAAATCGGCCTGCGCGCCGACAACCGCCACGCCAACGGACGCGGCACCGTGCACGGTGGCGTGCTGGCCACCCTGGCGGATGTGGGCATGGGCTACGCCATGGCGTTTTCCAGCGAGCCGCCGCTGCCGTTGATCACGGCGAGCATGACCCTGGACTATCTCGGCGCGGTGCAGGTAGGGGAGTGGGTCGAGGTGCGTCTGGAGCATCACAAGCGCGGGCGGCAGATGGCGTTTGCCACGGTCAGCGTGCAGGTCGGGGAGAAGGTGGTGGTGCGGGCAAATGCGGTGTTTGCGGTGCCCCAGGCGCGGGACTGA
- a CDS encoding DUF1615 domain-containing protein: MRSSRLILCLTTLLVLAGCSSQRTQQLPERSEAEVKAQIVRLMPASVPDRGGWAQDIYTAFNTQKIYPGTENICAVLAVTEQESTYQVDPPVPNMGKIAQDEILRRAAKVHVPAVLVRTALQLRSPTGKSYAERLNAARTERDLSGIFDDFISVVPLGNTLFGGFNPVHTAGPMQVSIDFAQKQARDYPYTVDGSIRREVFTRRGGMYFGITHLLGYPVHYDQMLYRFADFNAGWYASRNAAFQAAVSRVSGANLALDGDLINYGSFLPGTTELAVRSLGKALDMRNPSIRSQLEQGERLDFEDTTLYQRVFALADKAAGKPVPRAILPGIVLKSPKITRKLTTAWFAKRVDERYQRCMKR; the protein is encoded by the coding sequence ATGCGTTCATCTCGCCTCATCCTGTGCCTTACCACCTTATTGGTACTGGCCGGCTGCTCCAGCCAGCGCACCCAGCAACTGCCGGAGCGCAGCGAAGCCGAGGTGAAAGCGCAGATCGTGCGGCTGATGCCGGCCAGCGTGCCGGATCGTGGCGGCTGGGCCCAGGACATCTACACCGCCTTCAACACGCAGAAAATCTACCCCGGTACGGAGAACATCTGCGCGGTATTGGCCGTGACCGAGCAGGAGTCCACCTATCAGGTCGACCCGCCGGTACCGAACATGGGCAAGATCGCCCAGGACGAGATCCTGCGGCGCGCCGCTAAAGTCCATGTGCCGGCGGTATTGGTGCGCACGGCACTGCAACTGCGCTCGCCCACCGGCAAGTCCTACGCCGAGCGCTTGAACGCTGCGCGCACCGAGCGGGATTTGAGTGGAATCTTTGACGACTTCATCAGTGTCGTGCCCTTGGGCAATACGCTGTTTGGCGGCTTCAACCCGGTGCATACCGCAGGCCCGATGCAGGTCAGCATCGACTTCGCACAGAAGCAGGCCCGGGATTATCCCTACACCGTGGATGGCAGCATCCGCCGGGAAGTGTTTACTCGCCGAGGCGGCATGTACTTTGGTATCACCCATTTGCTGGGTTACCCGGTGCACTACGACCAGATGCTGTACCGCTTCGCCGATTTCAATGCCGGTTGGTACGCCAGCCGCAACGCCGCATTCCAGGCAGCGGTCAGCCGAGTCTCGGGCGCCAATCTGGCGTTGGATGGCGACCTGATCAACTACGGCTCGTTCCTGCCGGGCACCACGGAGCTGGCAGTGCGCTCTCTGGGCAAGGCGCTGGACATGCGCAACCCGAGCATCCGCAGCCAGCTGGAGCAGGGCGAGCGCCTGGATTTTGAAGACACTACCCTGTACCAGCGGGTGTTCGCCCTGGCCGACAAGGCCGCCGGCAAACCGGTGCCGCGGGCGATCCTGCCGGGCATCGTGCTGAAAAGCCCGAAGATCACCCGCAAACTCACCACGGCCTGGTTTGCCAAGCGCGTGGATGAGCGTTATCAGCGCTGCATGAAGCGTTAG
- a CDS encoding LysE family translocator translates to MLSLNFLITCLIVVLIPGTGVIFTVSTGLTAGKRASVFAALGCTAGIVPHLLASVLGLSALLHTSALAFEALKYAGAAYLLYLAYATWRDRSAFAMNDAPTISSAHSLMVRGLLLNILNPKLTIFFLAFLPQFVTPGAGAPALQMLLLSSVFMAMTFAVFVIYGLLANVFRRAVIESPRVQNWLRRSFAAAFAGLGLNLAFAQR, encoded by the coding sequence ATGCTTAGCCTGAACTTCCTGATCACCTGCCTGATCGTCGTGCTCATTCCCGGCACCGGCGTGATCTTCACCGTGTCCACCGGACTGACCGCCGGCAAGCGCGCCAGTGTGTTCGCCGCGCTGGGCTGCACCGCCGGGATCGTCCCGCACTTGTTGGCCTCCGTGCTTGGGCTGTCCGCCCTGCTGCATACCAGCGCCCTGGCGTTCGAAGCCCTCAAGTATGCCGGCGCCGCCTACTTGCTGTACCTCGCCTATGCCACCTGGCGGGACCGCTCGGCCTTTGCCATGAACGACGCACCGACGATTTCCAGCGCCCACAGCCTGATGGTGCGAGGCCTGTTGCTGAATATTCTGAACCCCAAGCTGACGATTTTCTTCCTGGCGTTCCTGCCGCAATTCGTCACCCCGGGCGCGGGCGCACCGGCCCTGCAAATGCTGTTGCTGAGCAGTGTATTCATGGCGATGACGTTTGCGGTGTTTGTGATTTATGGCCTGCTGGCCAATGTGTTCCGCCGCGCGGTGATCGAATCGCCACGTGTACAGAACTGGCTGCGCCGCAGTTTTGCAGCGGCGTTTGCGGGGTTGGGGCTGAACCTGGCGTTTGCCCAGCGCTAA
- the hemB gene encoding porphobilinogen synthase: MSSQFPEARPRRLRRSPELRGLFQESEFTLNDLVLPIFVEEEIDDFVPITSMPGVQRIPESKLAGEIERYAKAGIKSVMTFGVSHHLDTSGSDTWQERGLVSRMSSIIKDAVPEMIVMSDTCFCEYTDHGHCGVMHGAEVDNDRTLVNLGKQAVAAARAGADVIAPSAAMDGQVQAIRRALDEAGFSHIPIMAYSTKFASALYGPFREAGGSALKGDRKSYQMNPMNRREAVRESLLDEQEGADALMVKPAGAYLDIIRDIREASRLPVAAYQVSGEYAMIKFGAQAGAIDEARVVRETLGSIKRAGADLIFTYFAMDLALAGI; the protein is encoded by the coding sequence ATGTCCAGCCAGTTCCCCGAAGCCCGTCCACGCCGCCTGCGCCGCTCCCCGGAGTTGCGTGGCCTGTTCCAGGAAAGCGAATTCACCCTCAATGACCTGGTGCTGCCGATCTTCGTTGAAGAAGAAATCGACGACTTCGTGCCGATCACCAGCATGCCCGGGGTGCAGCGCATTCCCGAGTCGAAGCTGGCCGGCGAGATCGAACGCTATGCGAAAGCCGGGATCAAGTCGGTGATGACCTTCGGTGTGTCCCACCACCTGGACACCTCGGGCAGTGACACCTGGCAAGAGCGTGGCCTGGTGTCGCGCATGTCCTCGATCATCAAGGATGCGGTGCCGGAAATGATCGTGATGTCCGACACATGCTTCTGCGAGTACACCGACCACGGCCATTGCGGCGTGATGCACGGCGCCGAAGTCGACAACGACCGCACCCTGGTCAACCTTGGCAAGCAAGCTGTGGCTGCCGCTCGTGCCGGTGCCGATGTGATCGCCCCGTCTGCCGCGATGGACGGGCAGGTCCAGGCCATTCGCCGGGCCCTGGATGAAGCAGGCTTCAGCCATATCCCGATCATGGCCTATTCCACCAAGTTCGCCTCGGCCCTCTACGGCCCGTTCCGCGAAGCCGGCGGCAGCGCGCTGAAGGGCGATCGCAAGAGCTACCAGATGAATCCGATGAACCGCCGCGAAGCGGTGCGCGAATCGTTGCTGGATGAGCAAGAAGGTGCGGACGCGCTGATGGTCAAGCCGGCCGGCGCGTACCTGGACATCATCCGCGACATCCGCGAAGCCTCGCGTTTGCCGGTGGCGGCGTATCAGGTCAGCGGCGAGTACGCGATGATCAAGTTCGGCGCCCAGGCGGGCGCGATCGACGAAGCCCGCGTAGTGCGGGAAACCCTGGGCTCGATCAAGCGCGCCGGTGCGGACTTGATCTTCACCTACTTCGCGATGGACCTGGCACTCGCCGGGATCTAA
- a CDS encoding PhzF family phenazine biosynthesis protein has product MASFDFKQLDVFSSVAVKGNPLAVVLGADSLSDQQMADFANWTNLSETTFLLKPRDPRADYRVRIFTTLKELPFAGHPTLGSCHAWLLAGGQPAGEEIIQECEIGLVRIRRQGDELAFIAPPLLRSGPLEAELVERVRRALDLEPGAILRSQWVDNGAGWLAVMLADREQVLALRPDYSQLQGLAVGVIAPWNPERDGDEAQFEVRAFIAGDGAPEDPATGSLNAGVAQWLLGEGLAPSCYVVSQGTAMGRAGRIRVEHSGEKIWIGGAVAVCIEGRLQL; this is encoded by the coding sequence ATGGCTTCTTTCGACTTCAAACAACTGGACGTTTTCAGCAGCGTGGCCGTCAAGGGCAACCCGTTGGCCGTGGTACTGGGCGCCGACAGCCTGAGCGACCAGCAGATGGCGGATTTCGCCAACTGGACCAACCTCAGCGAAACCACCTTCCTGCTCAAGCCCCGTGATCCACGAGCGGACTACCGCGTAAGGATCTTCACGACCCTCAAGGAGTTGCCGTTTGCCGGCCATCCGACCCTGGGCAGTTGCCATGCCTGGTTGCTGGCCGGTGGCCAACCCGCTGGGGAGGAGATCATCCAGGAGTGTGAGATCGGCCTGGTGCGCATCCGCCGCCAGGGCGATGAACTGGCGTTTATCGCGCCTCCGTTGCTGCGTTCCGGCCCGCTGGAAGCTGAATTGGTCGAGCGCGTGCGTCGGGCCCTGGACCTTGAGCCCGGTGCGATTTTGCGCAGCCAGTGGGTGGATAACGGCGCGGGCTGGCTGGCGGTGATGCTGGCGGATCGCGAGCAGGTACTGGCACTGCGGCCTGACTATTCGCAGTTGCAAGGCTTGGCCGTGGGCGTGATCGCCCCGTGGAACCCCGAGCGGGATGGCGATGAGGCGCAGTTTGAGGTGCGGGCCTTTATTGCCGGCGACGGCGCTCCGGAAGATCCGGCCACCGGCAGCCTGAACGCCGGTGTCGCCCAGTGGTTGCTGGGCGAGGGTTTGGCGCCCAGTTGCTATGTGGTCAGCCAGGGCACCGCCATGGGCCGCGCCGGGCGAATCCGCGTTGAACACAGCGGCGAGAAAATATGGATCGGAGGCGCGGTTGCCGTTTGCATTGAAGGCCGTCTACAGCTCTAG